TTTCTCAGGTGACACTTGTATTTAGGTGGAAGATGTGTTCCGAAGCTTGCTGAGAAAGGGTGCAGGAGAAGTAAACACTTGGAGTCCTGGCAGGTCTAGAAATGTTTCCATTCAACCCTTACTCTTTAGAGTTTGGGTGTGAATAGAATGCTAGGTTGAAACTTGTTTCACCTCTGAAATTAGAAGTTGTTTTTCCAATATCTTCTGATTTTAACAAGTGTGGTGCAACTCTGATTCCAGACTCTTCTGTGGTTTGATCTCTAGTGGGTTTCACCACCTTTCCTTACCCCTGGCATGGGTCTTCTTCCATTCATGTGCTTCATCCACTTAATAGATGCCCTCAACCTGGAAATTCGTGTCCTTCCGTTCTGGGAAATCATCCTGCATTAATTCTTTGGTCATTTCttcccttccattttctctttttctctcttcaggaACTCATACTAGTAGGATATTgcaacttctgtttgttttctaagtttcttatattttatctcctgactttttttgttgttgttgttctaccTTCTATGAGATTTCTTTAACTTGATGTtccaaatcttttatttcttaaaaaaaaaattatctcgtAATTTTAACCTCTGAAGGCCCTTTCTTATTCTTTGATTATTCCTATGTTTATTGCAACCActacttggttttttgtttgtttgtttttaaatttatttatttttatttttggcgtgtgggtcttcgtttctgtgcgaggactttctctagttgtggcgagcaggagccactctccatcgcggtgcgcgggcctctcactgtcgctgcctctcttgttgcggagcacaggctcctgacgcgcaggctcagtagttgtggcacacgggcctagctgctccgtggcatgtgggatcttcccagaccagggcacgaacccgtgtcccctgcattggcaggcagattctcaaccactgcgccaccagggaagcccccactacTTGTTTTATGAGTGCAAAATTTTCTCTTATGCCCtctgagcatttttttaaaaatttttttttccctctgaggaTATTAATTACAgactaatttttttcttggtgtCTCTGGTTTCTCTGTGTTGTTTGCTTTGGTCTTCTCTTCCAAACTAGAGGTTTTATTCAAGCTCCTGGGACAACTTGGCTCTCCATTCAGGGCTAAGACAGACAGGTGGAGGGGCCTAGAAACTCGGTATGCAGGGGCAAGGCTCACAGCTGGTGTACCCCACTCTAGATGGGGGCTTTGAGCAGATTTTCCCTGGAGCACTGCCATAAaatgaatgtttgtgccccccaaaatcatatgttgaaatcctaaccttcCATGTGATGATATTAAGGAGTGGGGGGCCTTCATGGGTGATTAGgtaatgagggtggagccctcatgaataggattagtagcccttataaaagagacccctgAGAGCTCCCTGCTCCTTTCTGTCACGTGAGGATACAACAAAAGCATAGCCATCTATGAAGCAGAAAGCGGGCCCTCACCAGGCCCTGAATCCGGGGTCCCTTGATTTTggaattcccagcctccagaactgtgggaaagaaatttctgttgtttataagctaccaaGTATGTGGTACTTAGTTAAAGCAGCCCAAACGGACAAAGGTAGGTACCCTTCAATGGCAGTATCTGTCGGTCTTTTCTTTGGGGCGTTCTCTCTCCCATTTGGGGAGGTGGTCCTTGTGCCCTGCATTCTGGGAAGAAACTGGGAAAGGGCTCACCCAGGCAGACTTTCACACAGTCtactctcttttttccctcttgtcAGACACTCTCTTTATCCCCATCCTCATTGTGCTTGTGACCCCCTGACTAGAGGTCTCTACTGAATCCTCGAGAGAGAAAGCCTCTAGCTTCTTCCTCATGGGGGAGCAGGGTAGCCAGGCTGTGTTAGCTGGAGACAGGGGACTCAGGAAATCTAACTTCTCCATGTAGAGATTTCCAGCCAGTCCCCTGTTTTCAGTCTAGAATTCATCCCAGGTAGCTCCAAGTACCGAGACTTGGTCCTTGGGGTGAATCAGTTATGGCCCTTCAGTAGACCTTTTTGCTGGCTTTGAGGTTGTAGCTTCCTTCATTCTGCCAAGCCCTCCATCTAATTTCCATCTTCAATATCTGGTTGTCATTTCTCATCTGCTGtggtttcctttcccttctctttgtcCTTGGGAGTCTATTCCTTTCTTGTTCCTTTGCTATCTTTTAAGGGGCTTAGGGTGTGAGCAGACATGACTGTGTCAGAAGTGGTACCTTTAAACATTTTGTGAAGGTAACATGCGGATGAGACTGTTGTTAAGACTCTATTGGACAGATAATAGAGAAAATATAGGTAAGCAAAACCCGAGAAGAGGATGAAACTGGGGGCTCTTTGTTTTGCTCTGGCTTTCCCAACAACCAAAACCAGTCCTGCTGGCCTCCAGGCTCCCTGCTCTGAGCTGAGTATGGAAGCCTGTTGGGCTCTGATGTTTTAAAATGGAAGAAGGGCGAGGAAGGGCATACTAACTCCCCTGGGACTTGACATCTTTTGCCTCCCTATGACCAAGTCTGGACCTGGGGAAGCTGCTTCCAGAGAAAGGAGACAGACAGGGGCAAAAGTCAGATGCCTGACCCCAAACAGGAGGTTTGAGGGGAGGAGACCTGCTCTGGGGATTGGTAACCTCACCTGTGTTGTCATTAAAGAAGTTGGAGAGGCATCGGGATAGAGTGACATTGGCTGCCAGAGACCTGCTACCCAAGACAAATCATTCAGGAAGAGGGTTGGCTCTGCCACACAGCagggacagagaaaaaggaaagactgTAGCGTGTAGGAAGATTATGATACATGGAATTAGAATGTGAGTCTCACTCTGGGCTCCCTAACTTGCCAGCCAACCTTGGGCGCACCACTTGACTTCTCCAAGAATACTGCCCACCTCTTGCAGTTGTTGTGAGGTTGAAATGGAGTAGCCCTGTGCTTGGCACACTACAGGACTAAAAAATTGCTTGTTAATATATTACTAGTGATACTAGAGGCAGAAGTCCCCctgcatccctcccacccccgccctccATATTCCTTTGCTTAGGGGCATGAGACCACTTCCCTACTAGTGCAACAGACTTACCAAAATGGAAGGAATATGGAAAGAGATGCTCCTACCTCCCATTCCCCAGGGAAGGATGCCCAGGTCCTCCTGGTTTCTTGCCCCTTGGGGACTGTCTAGAGTTCCCAGGAAGGACTGGGTTTGAGAGACCCTAGGCAGCCCTACCTCCAAGTCTTTGGGCTCTGGTGCCCTAGCTCTCTGAGTCCACCCAGAAGTCTTGGGAGGTAGATGGGAGTCCCCGGGGCCCCTCACAGCCTGTACCTTCCCTCCAATCAATTCAGAGTCAGGCTGGGAGCCTCATGAAACCAAAAACCCCTTCACCCCATGGAGATCCCCATCCCTTCACAGCACATGGGGTCAAGAACTGCAAAGCCTTGAGTCTCACAGGCACAGTCCTGGGCAGGAAGACCAGGACAGGTGGATCCAGCTCTTCTGCTACCCACTGAAGCAGCTAGAACAGAGATCCTGGAGAGCACTTGGGTTGCAGTGGGAGCTAGTAAGGCCTGAAATGTAGTTAGAGGGGCCACACCACACACAGCGTCACACAGACACATGTATGTTTCTCATATTTACCCCTCTTACACATACCTTCTCACACACAGGCCTGCTTCTTATACCAGAGAACACATTTCACTCTCCTGCCCCtgaagcaacacacacacacacacacacctctgcctCCTATCTGCCTGAACTTGAGGTCATGAGGAGAAATTAGGGGAGATCACAGGAAATTTTGTAAAATTAGGTTGGCTAAGAGCAGATTTTAGAGACCATTAGCTTCTTCCTACGCATAGACTTCATCAGAGAAAGGATTGGTCCAGGGAATAGGAGAATAACTCACTTAACAAAATAGCTATTGAGTTTATGATTCCTCTCCCAGAGGTACAGGGACACACACCCCAGGTCGTTTGGGGGATGAAATATCAACAGCATCACCCTGTCATGCATGCTAGGACATGAGCTCACAGCAGTTCCAATAATTTGAGAGATCCTGGAGGACGGTTTCTGAGTAGAGATGGGGGTAGGGCAGGTTGTCGTGTTCCCATAGCAGCCTATCTCATTGCCATAGCAACAAGATTCTGCCTCCATTCTATGGAGTCCTGGTTTCTGTAATGGGTGGAACACTGGTGTTTCATGGAGTGGTGGTGGATCACACAATCCTTCTAGGAAAGAACATTTCCATTCTAAAACAAGcaaggtagggacttccctggtggtccaggggctaagaatctgccttccaatgcaggggacatgggtccgatccctggctggggaactaagttcccaatGCCCCAGGGCAACTAAGCAcatgcgctgcaactagagagaagcccgcgctgcaacgaagagcctgcgcaccgcaacgaagaccagCTCAGCCAAAACCAAGCAGGGTACGCGTAGCGTGAGGCTGTCAAGTAGGGCTGGGTTTTCTTGTGGGCTTAGAAGCCTAGAATTCCTGGAGTTTCCCAACTGACAAGCTCTACTCCTTCCTACAGCAGTTTAAACTCCCCAGCTATTGGGGTCTCCCAGGAATGTCCCCACAAGGCAGGTTGACCATTCCTAATGTTCACCACAGCTGACTCAGATGGAAACCCTGCCACGTCAGAGAGGTGTGACAGTGCAATGGGGAAGCCAGGAGCCTGAAATGGCTTGCCACTCATTGGCTGTGTGCCTTGAGTgagatatttatctttctgaacCTCAGGATTCTCACTTGTGAAAATGGGGTTAACACATACTCAGCCCCCTGGGTGGTTCAAAGCACGTAGCGAAGTGATGAACATAAAGCACTGGACCCATCCAGGGtttcgggggtgggggtggggtgggtgggtgggcggggagggggtgatTGGCAGATGGATGGCCCAGTGCACTGCTGACATTCCTTGCGCATGGAGTGGGGCTTCAGTGTGGTTGTGGCCAAGCACCCCAGTGGAGGTCTGACTGTGGACCTAAGGTGTTATTTAAACCTCAGTGGAGGGGGCAGTGGTTGGCATCATCTTCCAGATCAGGCTGTCCGACTGGCTAAAAACTTCCCTGGGAAAGGGGAAGGTACTTAAGCCATCTGCCTTCCCCTGGCCTAGAtcagtgctactcaaagtgtgggtGTCGGCTCATGGCCCTCTGAAAAATGTTGGTTACCCATCTGCAGTGACATAGGTCTAGGAATTAAGAGAACATCTTCAGAAATTTTTATAGCTATTTGATATTGCAGTAACACCACCCAAGCAGCATCCAATTTGAGcttctttttagttatttttaaaagtcttatagagattcagtgtgtgtgtgtgtgtgtgtgtgtgtgtgtgtgtgtgtaaaagtacCCATCTGCCCcgaattgggggaaaaaacaactTGGTCCTTTACCTCTAGTTTTAAAATCATTGACCTTGATAACACTAAAGCCTTCTTAAAACCAGCTGAAGATCCAACTGAGAGAGAAGGGGAACAATCTCATCCGCGCCGCTTGCAAAAATTAGCCACGGATCACAAGCAGGTGAGACGGCAGCATTTCCTTTATTGCTTCAGGAAAAAGACTGcaggcccctcccactgccccgcccccagccccggccccgaTTTGGAAGGTCTAAGGCCGCACCTCCGCGCTCAGCCCCGCCCGGCGCCTTGGCCGCGGCTGCCGGGCGGCGCAGTGTGTCGCTTTCCGTAACGTAGACCGAAGGAGTTCCAGTTGTAGGCGGACAGGTCCTTCTCCCGCTGCACCAGCACCGCGCCGCCCGGGGCGGGGATCAGGCGACTGCGGGGGGCGCACAGGCCCGGCAGCTGGGGCCCAGCGGAGCTCTCGGGTGGAGGGCACAGCGAGGCCCCCCGAGGGCTCGGCCCGGCAGCGGCGGGCTTCCTCTCCGCGCACCGCGGGCTCTGCGCCCCGGAGGCCAGGAGCGCCGGAGGTCTGAGCCGCGGGCCTAGGACAGAGCCACAGGGAGAGGCTGACGTGAGGCCGGGGCCCGGGAAAGACGGCTTTGGAACACCTACTCACATTCCCATCCTCTGCTTCCCTTTTGTTCCTTGACCCCCTAGGAAGCTCAGAGCTCCAAGCTCAGCAGCATCTTAGCTTGGGTGGTTAGGCCATTTGCTCCTCCTTCCTTCAATATAGCTTTGATTTCACATGTTTTACAGAATTGTCTTGAATGTCTTTTAtattgattacttttttttttttaggaagcaAGCAGGGTAGAGcttggaaataaagaaaactcaaGTATTTGCTGGACACCCAGCTTTGCTCCTCTTCGTGGCCCTCTGGCTGGCCCGCCTGTGCATCAGGCTCCCACTAGACTGAGCTCCTAGGGCGGTTGGGGCCATGTTCATTCATCTCTGAGTCTCTCAGAGTCTTGaaaacagtgccttgcacatactAGGGCCTCAAAAATGCTtgttaaatatataaaagctAATGAAAGGCTCGTAGTTACAGAAATGAAGCAAGTGAAGCTAAGACCATTGTGCCTCCACACCCCCAACAAGTGTGACCCCTAAAAGGCTATATAAGGGCTTCAACAAAGAAGGGAAATTATCTGGGTCACCTCAACCAGCTCACCTCCCCCACTCCAGGTATAATCTTTCCCCTTCACACTGAGGGTTAATGAGGCTAATTTGGAAGGCACTCCACATGCAAGGCTCATTAAGTGCACTATACCTTTTAGCAGTAAAGTAGTGCAACTAGCTCTCAGGAGACAATGACCCCAGCAAATTGTGGCAAGAGATCAGTGGAAATGAGGTCTGGGGTGTGAGTGGGTGTGTGTTGGGTGGAGGGTAGTTGGCTTTGAGCCCTGCTCTTCAGTGCCCTGGCATACTCTGGAGAAAAGCGGGCATGGTCCAGAGTTAGTTATAATCTTCCTAGGAGGGCCCTGGGCCTGGCTGAGATGGAAGAGACAATGACTTCCTTTCTAGCTACAGCCACCATCCCAGCAGGAGGATCACTGCTTAGGCTATTGTTTTTAGCATCACCTAAGCTTTTGCCAGAAAGAGCTAAGAGCTCAATGTCCCCAGGGCAGTGATGATGTTATACTCTGGGGGATCCTCCCTCACCCAGAAAGAACACCCGATCCCAGGAGAGAAGACACACTTGGCAAGGGACACCCAGGGCCATGTTCTCTTTGCTTTGGGATAGCTTATGGGCACAGTGATATCTTGTGTATAGAGAGAATGCTGCAAGTTCCAGAGCTAGAGGAACTGAGGTCCCCAGAGGCCAAGCTGACCACCCAGCAGTGTTAAACCCCCCTCCTGACTTGGGGATGAGCACCATCCTAGCTCATGCCCTGTAGAGGGCACTCTTTGGGAGCTCAGTGCCTGCTGGGTTTCTGCAGCATTGGATTGAGTGACTTCGGGAACGTTTCTttacctctttgggcctcagtttctccagctcATCAGTTTCACAATGAACTCATAATGTTGACAGATATTAAGGATCTGTCCTTTTGTgtaggctatttttttttttttcaaatttcccaTAAAGGAACTGAGGTCACTGGTAAGACAAACTTGCATAGTAAATTCCTTCCTAGCAGATCTGCACAGAGAGGTGGTTGGCGGAGAGCAGAGAAAACCATGCAGGAGCTCGGTGGTTAACAAGCACCTGAACCTGGGTGAGCCTCCTGATGTCCGTAACAGTGGCAAGACATTCCTGCTTGCAAGGTTAGCGAGGCCCCTAAACGTGTTGCATGTATCAGTCTTAGGTTTCCATTAAACGCAGCTTTAAATTCACGTCACGAGACTAGCCATATCTGAAGAATATGGTAACTCTCATTTTGCAACAACTCActtgctccctcccacccttcttccCAGACAACACATACCTGTGGCTCTAGGGTTCTCCATGGGCGTCGCCTTTTCTAATGTCTCCCTGAAGGAGACGGCACAGAGGAAAATCGTCAACTGCCAAGAAACCAGCGAGTTCATCGTGGTCCCGGAAGTGTCCTGAGACCAAGACAGAGAGAGGGCGGAGGGGCTAGGTTAGGCACGCCCTCTGGGCTGGGTGATGGGGCAGATCCCAGCATGACGTGGGACCCTTGGAAGGGAGGAGACAGCCCCTGCCCTTGGAGGCCCTCAGTGGAGGGATGAGGCTGAACAGACACAGCACGGAAATGGGACTGAGACCACTTGCACCGTATCGTCCAAGCTGAACTCATGCTAGGTGAGAATCATAGGGAGGGCTTCCTGCAGGTGAGGCCAGTAAGgttaggaaggaaggagagaaggaaagaagggagggagggagggaggaaggattcATATCAGTGGAAGGGGCAGGACTGCTTGGGTTGGAAAATGGCCGGGATTCTGAATCTCAGGTTTGCTTGAGAGGAATGTTGGAGAAACAAGGAATGAGGTGCAGTGTGGCAGTGAGCAGGGAAAGGTGAAGTGAAGTGGGGCAAGGAGTTCCACTGAATGGAGGACGCTGAGGTCCCCACCTGCTCTCTGGAGCCTGGGAGCAGGCTCTTCTTCCCTCCATGCTGGGCTCTGCATAAATGACAGCTTTCTGTGCTCCACTCTCCCCACTAGAATGTGCCTTCCCGAACCTGGCCCAGTTCCCTCCTGCTGTAATGGGAActtaattcctttcctttttcaagaaaaatgaagaaagaggcaATCATCTTGCTTGCTCTCATAACCCTTCATAGCCTTGAAAACCGTCATTAAATTGTCTTATTGCCTGTaattcaggaaagagaaaaaaactttcCCTGATTTATCAGGTCAACTGTCTCCATATTCTATTCCCCGTGGTCTCTGAGAGGATATGAATATAATCGACTTCATGATTTTGGCTGTTGAGGTGGGAGCTGTGTGCTCTGACCCCCTCTTCATCCCCTTTCCCCTCTCATCCCCACCACCGCCCCCCCCAGCTCTTCCAGCTCCCAAGTCTGATTTCTCTTTGAAAAAGTCACCAGGCATTTTGAGACTGTCCAAACATGATTAAAGACAAATTGGTGGAGAGCCAGGCAGCACTGCAGGCTGAGCAGAAGGGAGTGGGTGCCAGATCTAAAGGCTCGAGCCTCCCTCTGTGGTCGAGCGGTaagggggcagggcggggggacTATCATTTGTGCCCGTCAGCTCCTAACGGTGGCTCAGCCCCATCCAACCCTCTGTTGTGGCCCccactcccctttcctctccctgctccaACCGGGACGCAGGCATGGGGTAGAGTAAGGGTGGGATTAGGAGGACTCAGATCTATAGCCACagctccaccctccctccctgtgaGACAAGAGCAAGTCACCTCCCATCTCTAGACGTCATTGCtccatgtataaaataagagCGTTGAGTCAGACTGGCCACCGACTGTCCCCTCAGATGGTCACTTATCCTTGCAGACTTTGACTCTGTGACACCCTGAAACCCAGACCATGGCTTTCTGCACCTGCCTTAAGGCCTGGGTCGGGGCATGGAGTAGAGAGAGGATCAGTCCACTAGAGAGAACAGTGCAAaaccatttcttttatggcttcagGCCATGGATGCACAGGGTCCAGGTCAGTTCCGAAGTCATTCCTGATCGCAGCACCTGGTTGGCGCTATGGGTGCACAGGTGTGCTAAGACGCAGGGTTGCTTCCCCCAGGCCCTCCCCTGGGATCTAGCACAAGAAATTGAGCCGTAATCAGAATCATCGCAGAATAACACGGTAAATGAGAGGCTGGAGGCATGTGAGcacagggtgggtggggaggccCGGGGGTGTGTCAGAGCCCATGGGAGCCTGATGTGGAGGGTCCAGGCAGGCTTTCTGCAGGGGGTGGCACCTGAGCTGAGTTTCTGAGCACTGAAGGCAGTCCCAGCAAGGGAACTGGAGCTGGGTGTGGAGGGAAGTGCGGGCCCTCCAGCCTGCCAGGAGGGTGAAACTTTGCTGGAGAGAGAGTGAGTGatgaggctggggaaggggccaCCAGGGGCTTTATCCCCAGGCGGTGTGAGCCAGAGGGGAATGTGTGTAGATTAGTGTTTCACATGGAGCATTCAGGCTGCTCTTCAGAAGCAGGATGGTGAgtggggaaggaggcagagggcAGGCTGTGTGGTTAGAAGGTAGTGTTCCTTCTTCATGCTCCTCTCACCTGTATtgcaccctccccatcccatcaTAGGTAGCACATACCATGAGAACTTTGGGTTTCCCCCACTACCTGTCCCCAGTGCACACctacacccctcccccaactcttGGTTCACTGCCCAGCACAGGGGCTTTTAACACATGTGGTAGAATTGAGTTGTTTGGAAAAGAACCATCAGCTTCCAAGGGGCCACGAGTGGCTGTCCTGCTGTGGGCATTTTTGTGGTCTCCCTGCCCCAGGGGTTTTGTACCTAGAGAGTAACAGGAATTCCAGGCTTGGTTGGAAAGCTTTTGGGGTGGGGCAGCTCCCTTCTGCAGTGATCCCATCTCTTAGTGCCAGGGCTGGCAGGGTACACGGGGGCTCTTTGTTTAGGTCTGTGTTTGCCATCCACACATCAGGGAACTGCCCAGAGGAGTCCTGTTGAGCCTGTGAGCCCCAGGAGTTCCCCAGCTCCCTCCAAAAGCTTCTGTGGCCTCTCATCCCAGCCAGAGAGTTCATTCActgtattcattctttctacaGAAAAGAATCCCCAGGGTCCTGGTTTCATAAAGTGCAAGTTAACATCATTTACCCAGACATCCCAGAATAAATCTGGCCAGCCGAGTAATCAGGGAAGATCGGCACCCCCTTGGCCTGCCTGGGACGCCTCCGTCAGTCTTGGAACTGAACCTGCTCCCAGCTTGGAGCCTCCCTGAGTCCGGCCGGAGCCTTCCCCTGTGTGGGTGCTGCAGCGCACCTACCTTGCCTTGGCTCCGTCCTGAGGGGTCTCCGAGGTGATGACTCTGCTTGGCTGAGTGAAcacctggagggaggggagatgggctCCTGGGCTCGCTGTCACCAGCTCCCTGGTCACGTCCCTTTTATAAAGCCCATGGTGACGTCTCCAGGCATAGGtccacctctgcctccccctccctcctcctcagaCCCCCTCAGAGAGCACGGCGCTCCGAGCGATGACGGCTGACTCCCGCCTCCTGGTTCTCATGACTGAAATCAGCCTTGTTCTGCCCCTCCAGAAGCCTTCCAAGGCTGGCTTTCTGATTGCCGCTAGTTCTTTCCAGCCTACTCACCGCTTCTCCCCGACCCACTCCAAGACCCATTCTGCCCCAAACAACATGAAAATGGactgttggggggggggggcagagtgTCAGCGGGCAATGTTCCCCCTCCAGACAAGTGAGTAGGATgcagggggggaagggggaggaggtggcACAGTCTGCCCCGGGGGCTCCTTGCTCCCCGTGTGCTCCTGGCTCTGGCAGCTCAGTTGGGGTCTCAGACCAGAAGGCGGCTCCTGGGCTGGGATCTGGGACTGGGTGGGGggattgtctcttttttttcttccttccttcctcccttctttccccaaGCAATTCCTGAGCAAGGGCTCAGCAGGGGGTTTGGAGATGAACATGCCGAGGTCCGATGGGCGAGACAGGTATGTGAGCAGCTGGCTAAGAAAGCAGCAGCTTTGCAGCTCTAGAAGATGGGCGTACCTGGGAAGCACTAAGGGAACTCGGAGGAGTGCCTTCCAGCTGCAGTGTGTCGGGAGGTGCTGCTCCTGGGGCCCCACAGTCATGTCCTGTGGCACCTCGATCACACGGTTTTGGAATTGTTGTGAGCCTCGCTTTGAAGTGGGGCAGGTCTCCTTCCCTTTGCACCCTCAGCACCCGCTCCTTTGCTCCGTACAGACACAGGGGCCCTCACAGAGACTTATTAAATGTACGCATTGCAGGGGACTCCTGTCTCTTTCTTGGGCCTGCAAGGATGCGCTTTACCCTTGAATAAAGTGCTTCCCAGGACAGAGACTGGGGCCCTTGGAAGGTAGGGGCTATGTCTCTACCTCAGCACAGAGGCTACCTGGTGGGTGAGCTGTGCAGACATCCACCTAATTAATGGTTGAGAAGCACTTCCCACCATGATGGGGATTAATACCCATCACTTGTTTAATACCTCCTACTAACAGGGGCTTGCAAACATATTATCTCACTCATTAGGACTCGTAGACACGAGGGTAAGAATGATAGGTCATGAGAGCAGGCCTGCTTCTTGCCATGTGTGTGGGCCTGCCCTGAGTCAGAGAATGGACTTAATGGGCTACAGACACTGACTTTGAGTCTCAGGCACATTTACAGCTTGGGGATTTAA
This sequence is a window from Globicephala melas chromosome 1, mGloMel1.2, whole genome shotgun sequence. Protein-coding genes within it:
- the KISS1 gene encoding metastasis-suppressor KiSS-1 gives rise to the protein MNSLVSWQLTIFLCAVSFRETLEKATPMENPRATGPRLRPPALLASGAQSPRCAERKPAAAGPSPRGASLCPPPESSAGPQLPGLCAPRSRLIPAPGGAVLVQREKDLSAYNWNSFGLRYGKRHTAPPGSRGQGAGRG